Proteins from a genomic interval of Nicotiana sylvestris unplaced genomic scaffold, ASM39365v2 Un00027, whole genome shotgun sequence:
- the LOC138884664 gene encoding uncharacterized protein: protein MYFDGAAHRGGAEASVVFANPQGEVLPYSFTLTQLCSNNVTEYQALILGLEMDVDMKKLQLQVFGDSQLVVNQLLGSYEVNKPELCPYHDYAKKLMGWLGDVTIKHVPRKENKKADALVALASSLSLPDQAQVTVCQKWVVPLPNEAEGEENELKPLVAASEVEKEEWQQPIIDYLWYGILPENPRRRTEIRRCAPRFLYYKDTLYRRSFEGVLL from the coding sequence atgtactttgatggtgctgcgcaTCGTGGGGGTGCCGAGGCTAGCGTAGTATTTGCCAATCCCcaaggtgaagtcttgccctactccttcaccttgacacaactctgttccaacaatgttactgaatatcaagcattaatacttgggcttgaaatggacGTTGATATGAAGAAATTGCAATtacaagtctttggtgactcccagttagtggtcaatcagcttttgggtagttacgaggtcaatAAACCTGAACTatgcccatatcatgattacgctaaaaagttgatggggtggctcggtgatgtgactattaagcatgtgccaaggaaagaaaataagaaggctgatgctTTAGTTGCCCTAGCTTCATCATTATCCCTGCCCGACCAAGCGCAAGTTAccgtctgccaaaaatgggtagtaccgctgccaaatgaggctgaaggtgaagaaaacgAACTCAAGCCTCTTGTTGCTGcttctgaagttgagaaagaagaatggcaacaacccattatcgactacttatggTATGGGATACTTCCGGAAAATCCGAGGAGGAGGACTGAAATCCGTCGTtgtgcacctcgcttcctttactacaaggatactctatacagaaggtcgTTCGAGGGAGTACTTTTGTGA